One window from the genome of Pelodictyon luteolum DSM 273 encodes:
- a CDS encoding DUF190 domain-containing protein: MMEFRNSEMLRIFLGEQVRLGHRPLYEEVVREARLQGMAGATVLKGVLSFGHDMEIHTSKIMELAEDLPMVVEICDTPQKIDTFLPVLEQMVRDSGGRIMVSREAVRSSIIG; this comes from the coding sequence ATGATGGAATTCAGGAACAGTGAAATGCTCAGGATCTTCCTCGGCGAGCAGGTCCGCCTCGGCCACCGGCCGCTCTATGAGGAGGTTGTCCGTGAAGCCCGCCTGCAGGGCATGGCCGGCGCCACCGTACTGAAGGGGGTACTCTCGTTCGGCCACGACATGGAGATCCATACATCGAAGATCATGGAGCTCGCAGAGGATCTGCCGATGGTGGTGGAGATCTGCGACACTCCCCAAAAGATCGACACATTCCTGCCTGTGCTCGAGCAGATGGTCCGCGACTCGGGCGGCCGCATCATGGTTTCGAGGGAGGCGGTCCGTTCCTCCATCATCGGCTGA
- the crcB gene encoding fluoride efflux transporter CrcB, producing MSINHPLSVLLVGAGGFLGTVARYLVALAFSPASPGFPFATFSVNIAGSFLIGFLSELAVSTTIVSPEARLFLVTGFCGGFTTFSSYMFEGATLARDGELFYFSLYLAGSIVGGFVALYTGIIAAKPWS from the coding sequence ATGAGCATTAACCACCCCTTGTCCGTCCTGCTGGTAGGGGCGGGCGGCTTTCTCGGCACGGTGGCTCGTTACCTCGTGGCGCTTGCCTTCAGTCCGGCATCGCCTGGCTTCCCGTTTGCGACCTTTTCGGTCAACATCGCCGGTAGCTTTCTTATCGGCTTCCTGAGCGAGCTTGCCGTCTCCACTACGATTGTGTCCCCCGAGGCGAGGCTGTTTCTGGTGACCGGCTTCTGCGGAGGCTTTACCACGTTCTCGTCTTACATGTTTGAAGGGGCCACGCTTGCCAGAGATGGTGAACTGTTTTATTTCAGCCTCTACCTTGCCGGCAGCATCGTCGGCGGGTTTGTTGCGCTCTACACCGGCATCATTGCCGCCAAACCTTGGTCATGA
- a CDS encoding molybdopterin-dependent oxidoreductase produces the protein MHKTISRRQFLKVAGVLGGMSLLRPVWSLGQAGSPEQGGAVSGTVVWVPSICNFCSSFCDIKVATKEIDGVKRAVKIEGNAESPLNRGKICARGQAGLYQTYDPDRLKQPLIRVEGSKRGEWNFRAATWDEAYRHIIGKLQKVNPWEISLVGGWTACVSYMHFSLPFCQSLGIPNIVASPLQHCVTAGHLGTDLVTGNFNVHDEILADFENARYILFSLNNASVAAISTARAVRFGQAKKNGAKVVCLDPRMGELAAKADEWIPVKPGTDHAFFLAMLHTLLREKLYDGPFVSKHTNAPFLSFVDEKGAVQLAADKGADGNPTAYYVFDLISQEVRAVPAYTNTNERTKSGSRIQPGLNAPNNLTWQGRPVTTVFDRFIAESEPYTPEWASKITDIPASTIKRIAVEFGQARPAMVDPGWMGARYHHLIGQRRLQAIIQTLVGGIDRPGGWMMNGELHHKAEVSWHNTQQGKSDKDLLPVQRPGMGFAYGLLDIFANPGAWEHGMPAFSFAWAEEQAKAGKQSAFLPAMADTGLLEAVRGELKYHGRPYNIKAIILNAANPIRHYFPAKRWEEILSHKNIDLVVAVDVLPSDSTLYADVILPNHTYLERNEPLLYPLGPNTGIGFTTRIRTIDPIYDTRDTTDILCAIAEGMGKLDSYIHGIAEYAGLDHAMLKREIAAAKKAGKPLNEAFLKTAYEAMGHFAEHVTGKHMSAAEVEATIMDKGLLMLKDADTVVEEMNMPRKIPVPTSTGRLELFSPILSSFGEKAGRTPLFDPVLGYVPRVVSDKSPEPSLNADEFYFTYGKVPVVSHASTNNNNAVLAAVTKPKEGAFTGLWMNATKALALGLRDGQEVEVTNLRYGPKVTATLFVTEMIRPDTVFLPSSYGSRNKMLSVAGGKGTALNELMPYSIEPIAASFMSQEFTVSVTPVNS, from the coding sequence ATGCACAAAACTATTTCGCGCCGCCAGTTCCTGAAAGTCGCCGGCGTTCTGGGGGGCATGTCCCTGTTGCGCCCCGTCTGGAGCCTGGGGCAGGCTGGATCACCCGAACAAGGCGGAGCCGTCTCGGGAACAGTTGTCTGGGTACCGAGCATCTGCAACTTCTGTTCTTCGTTCTGTGACATCAAGGTTGCCACGAAGGAGATCGACGGGGTGAAGCGCGCCGTCAAGATCGAAGGCAATGCGGAAAGCCCCCTCAACCGCGGCAAAATCTGCGCCCGCGGTCAGGCCGGCCTCTACCAGACCTACGATCCGGACCGGCTGAAGCAGCCGCTCATCAGGGTCGAGGGCAGCAAGCGGGGCGAATGGAACTTCAGGGCGGCGACATGGGATGAGGCCTACCGCCACATCATAGGCAAGCTGCAGAAGGTCAACCCATGGGAAATCAGCCTCGTCGGCGGATGGACGGCCTGCGTCTCCTACATGCATTTCAGCCTGCCGTTCTGCCAGAGCCTCGGGATCCCCAACATCGTTGCATCTCCTCTTCAGCACTGCGTCACCGCAGGCCATCTCGGCACCGATCTGGTGACCGGCAACTTCAACGTGCACGACGAGATCCTCGCCGATTTCGAAAACGCCCGATACATCCTCTTCAGCCTCAACAACGCCTCCGTGGCTGCCATCTCGACGGCCCGTGCCGTGCGGTTCGGCCAGGCGAAGAAAAACGGGGCCAAAGTGGTCTGCCTCGATCCCAGAATGGGCGAGCTTGCCGCAAAAGCCGACGAGTGGATCCCCGTCAAGCCGGGTACCGACCACGCATTCTTCCTCGCGATGCTCCATACCCTGCTCCGCGAGAAGCTCTATGACGGGCCCTTTGTGTCCAAACACACCAATGCCCCGTTCCTTTCGTTCGTTGACGAAAAGGGCGCCGTGCAGCTGGCCGCGGATAAGGGTGCGGACGGAAACCCCACCGCCTACTACGTCTTTGACCTCATCAGCCAGGAGGTCCGCGCCGTCCCGGCCTATACGAACACCAACGAGCGCACGAAATCGGGATCGAGGATCCAGCCGGGCCTCAACGCCCCGAATAACCTCACATGGCAGGGACGCCCCGTCACGACCGTCTTCGACCGGTTCATTGCGGAATCCGAACCCTACACCCCCGAGTGGGCATCGAAGATCACCGACATCCCGGCTTCCACCATCAAACGCATCGCCGTCGAGTTCGGCCAGGCACGTCCGGCCATGGTCGATCCCGGCTGGATGGGAGCACGATACCACCACCTCATCGGCCAGCGCCGACTGCAGGCGATCATCCAGACCCTCGTCGGAGGCATCGACCGTCCCGGCGGCTGGATGATGAACGGCGAACTGCACCACAAGGCCGAGGTTTCCTGGCACAACACGCAGCAGGGCAAGAGCGACAAGGACCTCCTGCCGGTCCAACGCCCCGGCATGGGCTTCGCCTACGGCCTGCTTGACATCTTCGCCAACCCCGGAGCCTGGGAACACGGAATGCCGGCGTTCTCGTTCGCATGGGCCGAAGAGCAGGCGAAAGCAGGAAAGCAGTCCGCGTTCCTGCCCGCCATGGCCGACACCGGCCTGCTTGAAGCGGTGAGGGGAGAACTGAAGTACCATGGGCGTCCCTACAACATCAAGGCCATCATCCTCAACGCGGCCAACCCGATCCGCCACTACTTCCCGGCAAAGCGGTGGGAGGAGATCCTCTCGCACAAGAACATCGATCTCGTGGTGGCCGTCGACGTACTGCCCTCCGACTCGACGCTCTATGCGGACGTCATCCTGCCGAACCACACCTACCTTGAGCGCAACGAGCCGCTGCTCTACCCGCTCGGGCCGAACACCGGCATCGGTTTCACGACCAGGATCAGGACCATCGATCCGATCTACGACACACGCGACACGACCGACATCCTCTGCGCCATAGCCGAGGGGATGGGCAAGCTCGATAGCTACATACACGGCATCGCAGAATACGCGGGCCTTGATCATGCAATGCTGAAGCGCGAAATCGCAGCCGCAAAGAAAGCCGGCAAACCGCTGAACGAAGCCTTCCTGAAAACCGCCTATGAAGCCATGGGCCACTTTGCAGAACATGTGACAGGCAAGCACATGAGCGCCGCCGAGGTTGAAGCAACCATCATGGACAAGGGACTGCTCATGCTGAAAGACGCCGATACTGTGGTTGAAGAGATGAACATGCCGCGCAAAATCCCCGTACCGACATCCACCGGACGACTCGAGCTCTTCAGCCCGATCCTCTCTTCATTCGGAGAGAAAGCCGGAAGGACCCCGCTGTTCGACCCCGTGCTCGGCTACGTTCCGCGGGTCGTCAGCGACAAGTCACCCGAACCCTCCCTGAACGCCGACGAGTTCTACTTCACCTACGGCAAGGTCCCGGTGGTGTCGCACGCATCGACCAACAACAACAACGCGGTGCTTGCCGCAGTGACAAAGCCTAAAGAGGGCGCATTCACGGGCCTCTGGATGAACGCCACAAAGGCCCTTGCCCTCGGCCTCCGGGATGGTCAGGAGGTGGAGGTCACCAACCTCCGCTACGGCCCGAAGGTAACGGCAACGCTCTTCGTGACCGAGATGATCCGTCCCGACACGGTCTTCCTCCCTTCGTCCTATGGAAGCCGCAACAAGATGCTTTCGGTCGCAGGCGGAAAAGGAACTGCGCTGAACGAGCTCATGCCCTACAGCATAGAGCCGATCGCAGCATCGTTCATGTCACAGGAATTTACGGTAAGCGTCACGCCCGTCAACAGTTAA
- a CDS encoding 4Fe-4S dicluster domain-containing protein, with product MARYGMVMDMRTCVGCQACMAACTAENQTPFWNGKFRTHVEDKAQGTFPDVRRVLLPRLCMHCENTPCLSACPTGATFMTEDGIVKVNYDRCIGCYACCIACPYDARYAYDREDVNKEEELYGKFTSHKQPHVDKCTFCDHRVSEGREPACVSTCPTNTRIFGDLDDPNSEVHKLATSGKAQALNQSLGTSPKVYYIPS from the coding sequence ATGGCGCGATATGGAATGGTAATGGACATGCGGACCTGCGTCGGATGCCAGGCCTGCATGGCTGCATGCACGGCGGAGAACCAGACGCCGTTCTGGAACGGGAAGTTCCGGACGCATGTCGAAGACAAAGCACAGGGCACATTTCCCGATGTACGGCGGGTGCTGCTTCCGAGGCTCTGCATGCACTGCGAAAACACCCCCTGCCTGTCAGCATGCCCGACAGGGGCAACATTCATGACGGAGGACGGCATCGTCAAGGTCAACTACGACCGCTGCATCGGCTGCTACGCATGCTGCATCGCATGCCCGTACGATGCCCGCTACGCTTACGACCGCGAGGATGTCAATAAGGAGGAGGAGCTCTACGGAAAGTTCACGAGCCACAAGCAGCCGCATGTCGACAAATGCACATTCTGCGACCACCGGGTTTCGGAAGGGCGTGAGCCGGCCTGCGTCAGCACCTGCCCTACCAATACAAGGATCTTCGGAGATCTCGACGACCCCAACAGCGAGGTGCACAAGCTGGCAACAAGCGGAAAAGCCCAGGCGCTGAACCAGTCGCTCGGCACGTCCCCGAAAGTATATTACATCCCATCATAG